A window of the Candidatus Cloacimonas sp. genome harbors these coding sequences:
- a CDS encoding ABC transporter substrate-binding protein, with product MPVLGDKLYFMKCKRFYYLIVGLLIVSIYFSGCKSEERIQKNITSEDTEAKNKSAPSFTIRYRPVWTAQTQFAGIYMARKMGFYQDKGLNVIIQPGGPNYSVYDLLQKGESDIVQMSLLTAVKRDAENGNLVNLAQLMQKTSLMLVGKKSRGINSLADFNGKRIGLWKTDERLLASLFLLNHNLKMDIVDLDTSINLFLKDGLDVINVMRYNEYHLMLQAGINPQDLFTVSLDETQFNLADNGLYTTRAFYEKHPQECRNFAVATINGWLYAFSHQEETINTVLEIMNENHLPANKPHQLWMLKELSNDFLAPKDKIGVLQESDFEKAKKILIEQNMPTTNQTYKSFYPNGK from the coding sequence ATGCCAGTATTAGGGGATAAATTGTATTTTATGAAGTGTAAGCGGTTTTATTATTTGATAGTTGGCTTGCTTATAGTCAGTATATATTTTTCTGGGTGCAAAAGCGAAGAACGAATACAAAAAAATATAACCTCTGAAGATACGGAGGCAAAAAATAAATCAGCTCCTTCATTTACTATTCGTTATCGTCCTGTCTGGACAGCCCAAACACAATTTGCCGGTATATATATGGCGCGCAAAATGGGTTTTTATCAAGATAAAGGTCTGAATGTAATAATTCAACCCGGTGGTCCTAATTATTCTGTATATGATTTATTGCAAAAGGGAGAGAGTGATATTGTCCAAATGTCATTATTGACTGCCGTAAAAAGAGATGCAGAAAACGGCAATTTGGTCAATCTGGCACAACTAATGCAGAAAACATCTTTGATGTTGGTAGGAAAGAAATCCCGGGGGATAAATTCCTTAGCTGATTTTAATGGAAAAAGGATAGGACTGTGGAAAACGGATGAACGGTTGCTGGCGTCCCTTTTTTTGCTAAATCACAATCTGAAAATGGATATAGTAGATTTGGATACCTCGATAAATCTCTTTTTAAAAGACGGCTTAGATGTTATAAATGTCATGCGGTATAATGAATATCACTTAATGCTACAAGCAGGAATTAACCCTCAAGATTTGTTTACCGTTTCTCTGGATGAAACGCAATTTAACCTTGCAGACAATGGATTATATACTACTCGCGCATTTTATGAAAAACATCCACAAGAATGTCGTAATTTTGCTGTAGCAACGATTAACGGCTGGTTATATGCTTTTAGTCACCAAGAAGAGACCATAAACACAGTTTTAGAAATAATGAATGAAAATCATTTACCTGCCAATAAGCCCCATCAGCTATGGATGTTAAAAGAATTGAGCAATGATTTTCTTGCGCCCAAAGACAAAATTGGCGTTCTGCAAGAAAGTGATTTTGAAAAAGC